GATGATAAAGGTGGAGCCCACCTGTTCCTGACTGCGGACCTCGATGGTGCCGTGCATCTGCTCGATCAGCCCTTTGACAATGGTCATGCCAAGCCCGGTGCCATGGTGGATGCTTCGGGCATCGGCCCGCTCCTGGGCAAAGGGGTCAAAAATATGCTTCAGGAACGCTTCGCTCATGCCGATTCCCGTATCAGTGATCGTCCAGCGGTAGGTGACCTGCGTGTCAGCGGTGTTGACACAGGTAAAGAGCGTGGAGATGGAGCCGCCGATTTTGTTGTATTTGATGCAGTTGGTATAAATATTGAGAAAAATCTGCCGCAGATGCAGCGGACTTCCGTATACCCACGGAAAAGTGACCGGATCGGAATGGGGATCGTAGGTCATGGTGATGCCGGATTCGGCGGCCCGCTGTTCGATAATGGTCAGCACCTCCACGGACAGACGGTTCAGATCCAGCGCTTCGCGGGCCAGGGTGATCTCTCCGCTTTCCAGCTTGCTCATCTGCAAAATGTCGTTGATGAGGGAAAGCAGATGGCTGGCCGCCACCCGCATCTTTTCCCGGTTGGTGTTGACCAGGTGCGTGTCCTCCGGGTGGGCGGCGTCGATCTCCAGCAGACCGATGATGCCGTTGAGGGGCGTGCGGATGTCATGGCTCATCCGGGAGAGAAAGCTGGTCTTGGCTGCGTTGGCCCGGTCAGCCTGCGCGACAGCAATGCTTAACTGTTCGTTGGTATCCTTCAGCTGTGCGGCGTATTCCTGCTGTGCCTGGATCTGCTCTTCCCGGTAGCGCTGGGCCATTTTCCAGCGAAGGGCACTGATACCGGCAAAGAGAATGATATAGCCGATGAGCGAGTAGAGGAAAATTTGCGGGGTGTTGGAAAAAACACTGTGCTCCGGCAGAAAGCTGTAGACATAGAAATCCCGGCTCCGTTCCATTAACCCAAAATACTGAGAAAGAGAACTGGGGGTCTGCCGGGTGTGGGCCAGTTTGTTTTCCTCCGGCATGGTTCTGATTTTGCGCAGGATGGGAATGTCACTGGCACTGTGGCCGATGAGCGTTGGGTTATTGCTGGCAACGATGGTATCTCCGCTGCTGACGACGATGGTGCCGTCATTTTCCGTGCTGTAGCCGGACAGCAGCGACGCAATGGAGAGATTGAAAGCGTCTATGTATTCCAGTGGGGTATGATAGTAGGCGACAACAATGCCGCTGGCATCCTGCCGGGCCGTGGCAGCCAGATCAATCTCACTTCCGTCCGGGCAATGCAGGCGGACGGCATACCGTTTTTTCCGGCCAGACGGCGGTATCCAGAAGGGCCGGAGAAGCGAGGGCATCCAGGAGCAGATCCGACGCGGGCTCTTCGGCATGGTACTGTGAGGCTACCTGCCCCTTTGCATCCAGCAGAAAAATGCCGGAAACATAGCTGCTTCGGGCATACCCTTCCATGGCGCTGTCTGTACAGAGACCGTTGGCTTCTTTCAGATGATAAGAAATCTGTTTGCAGCTTTCCATGATCCGCATGAGGCTTTTGGTCTCTGAGGCAAGTCCGATGCGGGCATAGCGGTTGCACTGTTCCTTGACGTAGCTGGTGGTTGCGGACAGGGATCGCTGGGTGGATACCAGGTCGGCCCGCGCGGCGGTAAAGGTGATGCCTGTGATCAGGAGGATGCCCAGCAGAAGATGTGCAAGAATATGGCGTTTGGCAGCCGGAATTCCGGGTTTTTTAATCTGCATGTGCGTCCACCTCCATGAATTTCTGCGGATGATCCAGATACTTGCCGATGATCTGCGCCATGGTGCCATCAGCGCGCATCGCTTCAAAGGTTTGGGACAGTGTCTTTTCCAGCCCGCGCTCATCCGACCGGGCGAATGCAACACCCAGGCCCACCGTCAGAAGCGGTTCGTCCAGAATCCGGTAGCGCAGGTCATAGTCGGCCATGCACTGTAAAAGCGCTATTTCGTGGGCGGCGATGGCATCCACATAGCCTTTGCTCAGATACGGATAAATCAGTTCCCGATTTTGAAGGGAAAAGACCTCCTCCAGTGCCGGAATCCGCTGGTCGGTGTGGGACAGGAAGATTTCTTCCGGTTTGGTGGTAGACTGGACAGCGATCCGCGCCCCTTCCAGATCGGCAAGGCTGCAGATCGGGCTGTCTTCCCGGACAGCCACCACCTGACGGCTGTACATATACGGTTCTGTCCAGCGGTACTGCTCTTCCCGGCCGTCGATGGAGAAGCTGCCCCAGATACAGTCGATGGTGCCGGCTTCCACCAGCTCTTTTTTTTCGATTCCCAGTCGATGGTGGTAAAGACCGCCCGGTAGCCCATGCGGCGGAATGCCTCTGTGGCCAGATCCACGTCAATCCCGGCGGGCTTGCCATCGGCATCCTCATAGTTATACGGCGGATAATTGTCACTGCCGACAATGATGGCGGGCGTGTCGCTGTCCGGAGCTGTTTTGACTTCCCGGGGTTCTGCGCAGCCGGTCAGTGCCGTGGCCAGCAGGACTGCAGCACAGCAGAAAATCATGCGGGTTCGATACTTGTGTGTACGCATTTTCATTACATCATCCTTTGCTCGTAGATTGTAAATTTTTGTCGAATCCGGCCGAAACGAAAAAAAGATACATTGTCCGTTCCGACAATGCACCTTCTTCTGGCCATATCCAAAATATGGAATAAATGAAAAATGTAGTTAGATTATATGCGAAGACGCTCGATTTTTCAAGTATTTACAGGGATAAAATACGGAAGAATATGAAGACAAATTTCGACAGAACGTGCAGGACAGGCGCAAAAACGCGCGACGGGAAACTCGAACAACAACCTGGTGACAACTTTTTACAGATGAAGGATAACGAAAAAGGACACTCAGTCAATGCGGATGGCATCAACCCGGGTGTCCTTTGCAAGCGGAGATGGTGGGATTCGAACCCACGTGCCAGTTGCCCGACAACTTGATTTCGAGTCAAGCTCGTTATGACCACTTCGATACATCTCCAAAACAATTCAAATAGCATTATACCATACAAAAAGAAGCAAGAAAAGGGGGAAGTTTATAATTTTGAATATGCCTTGTCCTCCCGAGGAAATTATTATATAATGATTGATACTAAGGGTCAAAGAATCCGGAGGCATCAATCATTAGGCTTGAAGCATAAAGATGGGACTATGTGTATGCAGTGATATAGAAAAGGATAACGGAGGCGTTGTGGAATGAAAAAGAATTGGTATGCTGACCAGCGGCGGAGACTGCCAGGCACTGAACGCGACAATGAGAGGCGTGGTGAAGGGACTTTTTACCTACACCGATGATGTGGAGATCTATGGATTCCTGGATGGATATAAGGGGCTGATCTACAGCAATTTCCGTATGCTGACGGCACAGGATTTCTCCGGGATCCTGACCAAAGGCGGCACCATTCTGGGAAGCTCCAGACAGCCGTTTAAGCTCATTCGGGTGCCAGATGAGAACGGGCTGGACAAGGTGGAGGCCATGAAGCACACCTACCACAAGCTGAACCTGGACTGTCTGGTGATCCTGGGCGGTAACGGCACCCAGAAGACGGCCAACCTGCTGCGGGAGGAAGGGCTGAACATCGTGGGCCTGCCCAAGACCATTGACAACGATATCTGGGGAACAGACATGACCTTCGGCTTCCAGAGTGCCGTGGACATTGCTACATCGGCCATTGACTGTATCCACACCACGGCAGCTTCCCACGGCCGGGTATTCATCGTGGAGGTCATGGGCCACAAGGTGGGCTGGCTGACGCTGCATGCAGGCATCGCCGGAGGCGCAGATATCATCCTGATCCCTGAGATCCCTTATAATATTGATAAAGTCATTGAAGCCATCGAGCGCCGGAACCAGGCGGGCAAGCGGTTTACCATCCTGGCGGTGGCAGAGGGCGCCATTTCCCAGGAGGATGCGGCCCTTTCCAAGAAAGAATATAAGAAAAAACTGGAGGCTGCCAAATATCCGTCCATTTCCTATGAGCTGGCGCAGCAGATTCAGGAGAGAAGCGGTGTGGAGGTGCGCATCACTGTGCCCGGACACACCCAGAGAGGCGGAAGTCCATGTCCTTACGACCGCGTGCTGTCCACAAGACTTGGCGCCAAGGCGGCGGAGCTGATCATGAACGGCGACTTTGGCTATATGGTTTCCGTGAAGAATAACAAGATCGACAAGACACCGCTGCAGGAAGTGGCGGGACGGCTGAAAATGGTTGAGCCGGATTCGGATATTGTAAAAGAAGCCAAGACCATCGGCATCAGCTTTGGTGACTAGGGTTTTGGCGGGAAGAAAGGAAGAAGCACATGTCTTATACAGCACTGTACCGGAAGTTCCGCCCGACGGAATTTGAGGATGTGAAGGGGCAGGATCATATCGTGACGACCCTGAAACACCAGATCGCGGCGGATCGTATCGGACATGCTTACCTGTTCTGCGGGACGAGAGGCACGGGAAAGACCACGGTGGCGAAGATTTTTGCCAAAGCGGTGAACTGTGAGCACCCGGTGGAAGGCAGCCCTTGCGGGGAATGCCGGATGTGCCGGGCCATCGCCTCCGGGGCGTCCATGAACGTCATCGAGATCGATGCGGCCTCCAACAACGGCGTGGACAACATCCGTGAGATCCGGGAAGAGGTGGCATATTCTCCGGCAGAGGGCAAATATAAGGTTTATATCATCGACGAGGTTCATATGCTTTCCATAGGCGCGTTCAACGCCCTGCTGAAAACGCTGGAGGAGCCGCCGGCATACGTGATTTTCATTCTGGCGACCACCGAGGCCCACAAGATCCCGGTGACGATCCTGTCCCGGTGCCAGCGATATGATTTTCGGCGCATCGGCATCGACACCATCACCGACCGTCTTATGGAGCTTTTGGAAAAAGAGCAGGTAGAAGCCGAGGAAAAGGCGGTCCGCTATGTGGCCAAGGCGGCGGATGGTTCCATGCGTGATGCGTTAAGCCTGCTGGATCAGTGTATCGCTTTTTATCTGGGGGAAAAGCTGACCTACGACCATGTACTGGAAGTGCTTGGGGCGGTGGACACCGAGGTGTTCAGCAATTTCTTTGGAAAACTGCTGCGGGGCGATATCCCGGGCTGCATCCGGGCGCTGGACGATCTGGTCATCCAGGGCCGGGAGCTGGGGCAGTTTGTCACGGATTTTACCTGGTATCTGCGCAACCTTTTGCTGGTGCGGAGCGCCGATCAGATGGAGGATGTGCTGGACATGTCCACAGAAAATCTGCGGCAGCTGAAAGAGGACGCCGCCCAGGTGGAGCCGGAGACGCTCATGCGGTGGATCCGGATTTTCTCTGAGCTGGCAGGACAGATGAAGTTTGCCTCCCAGAAGCGGATCATGGCGGAGATTGCCGTTATCCGGCTGTGCAGACCGGCCATGGAGCGCAACATGGATACGGTATTTGACCGGATCGCAGAGGTGGAGCGGAAGCTGGAGGAGGGCGTTGTCGTGCAGGCAGCGGCGCCTGCGGCCAGTGCGGGAAGCCGGGCGGAAGTAAAACCCCAGGCGAAACCGGTGCTGGACCGGGCCATCCCCGATGATATCAAACAGGTGGTGGCAGACTGGAAGGGCATCATCCGCGATCTGTCAGGCATGACAAAGAATTACCTGCGGCACGCAAGGCTGAGCCTGGGCGGGGAAAACCGGCTGCAGATCGTGTTTGAGGATGAGACAGCTTACGACTTTGTGAACCGGGATGTCCAGAAACAGGAGCTGATCGAGGCCATCGAGAGCCGGATCGGCAAACAGGTGGAGCTGGACATCAAGCTGGTGGATCAGGGCAGAAGTTTTGAGGATAGTTTTGTAGATATTGAGAAAATCGTCAATATGGACATTACAATAGAAGATTAAGCAAATAACAGGAGGAAAAGAATATGGCAAAAAGAGGTGGATTTCCGGGCGGCGGTATGCCGGGAAACATGAATAATCTGATGAAACAGGCACAGCGCATGCAGCGTCAGATGGAGGAGCAGCAGAAAGAGCTGGAAGAGAAGGAGTTTACCGCATCTGCAGGCGGCGGAGCCGTTGAGGTGACCCTGAACGGTAAATATGAGGTGACTAAGATTTCTCTGGATGAAGAGGTCGTTGATCCCGAGGACATCGAGATGCTGGAGGATCTGGTCATGGCAGCTGTGAACTCTGCTCTTCGTCAGGTGGAGGAGGCTTCCAAGGCCAACATGTCCAAGCTGACCGGCGGTATGGGCGGAGGATTCCCGTTCTGATGGATTACTACAGCAGTCAGATCAGCAAGTTAATAGAGCAGCTGTCGAGACTTCCGGGCATCGGCCCCAAATCCGCCCAGCGGCTGGCGTTTCACCTCATTCATCTGCCTCTGGAGCAGGTGGAAGAGCTGTCGTCCTCGATCCTAGAGGCGAAGAAGAACGTCCGCTACTGTAAGGAGTGCTGCACGTTGACGGACGCGGAGGTGTGTCCGATCTGCGCCAACCCCAAGCGGGATCACAGCGTCATCATGGTGGTGGAGAACACGAGAGACCTGGCGGCCTATGAGAAAACGGGCAAATATGAGGGCGTCTATCATGTGCTCCACGGCGCGATCTCTCCGCTTCTTGGTGTCGGCCCGGCGGACATCCGTCTGAAAGAGCTGATGCAGCGTCTCCAGGGGGATGTGAAGGAGGTCATCATCGCCACCAACTCCAGTCTGGAGGGGGAGACGACGGCCATGTACATCAGCAAGCTGGTGAAGCCGACAGGCATCAAGGTGACGCGGATCGCCAGCGGCGTGCCGGTGGGCGGCGATCTGGAATATATCGATGAAGTCACATTGCTCCGTGCGCTGGAAGGGCGGACCGAGCTGTAACCATAAGCAAAAACTTGAAAAATGAAAAAGGTGGTAGAGAAAATGAATGAACTGGAACTTCAGAAAACTGCCGTAGAGGTTCGAAAAGGAATCATTGAGGCGGTTCACAGTGCAAAATCAGGGCATCCGGGCGGCTCCCTGTCCGCAGCGGATATTTTCACCTATCTGTATTTTGAGGAAATGAATATTGACCCGAAGGCTCCGAAAAAAGAGGGCAGAGACCGTTTTGTCCTGTCCAAGGGGCACACGGCGCCGGGCTACTATTCTGCGCTGGCACACAGAGGCTTTTTCCCGGTGGAGGATCTGAAAACCCTTCGGAAAGTAGGCTCTTATCTCCAGGGCCATCCGGACAGAAAGCACATTCCGGGCGTGGATATGTCCAGCGGTTCTCTGGGCCAGGGCGTGTCTGCCGCAGTGGGTATGGCGCTGTCTGCCAAAATGTCCGGCGAGGATTACCGCACTTATACCCTGCTGGGCGACGGTGAGATCCAGGAGGGCCAGGTATGGGAGGCTGCCATGTTCGCAGGCGCCAGAAAACTGGACAACCTGGTGCTGATCGTGGACAACAACGGCCTGCAGATCGACGGCAACATTGCTGACGTCTGCTCCCCGTATCCCATTGACAAGAAGTTCGAGGCATTCAATTTCCATGTGATCAACATCGATGGAAATGATTTCAAACAGATCGCAGCTGCTTTTGCAGAGGCAAGACAGACCAAGGGCATGCCCACGGCCATCATTGCCAAGACCGTCAAGGGCAAGGGCGTTTCCTTCATGGAAAATCAGGTATCCTGGCACGGAACCGCGCCCAACGACGAGCAGTATGAGATCGCAATGGAAGAACTGAGAAAGGCTGGTGAAGCGTTATGTCAGAAGTAAAGAAAATCGCAACAAGAGAGAGCTACGGCAACGCGCTGGCACAGTACGGCGCAGAGTATCCGAATCTGGTCGTTCTGGACGCGGACCTGGCCGCTGCCACCAAGACCGGTATTTTCAAGAAAGCATTTCCGGAGAGACATATCGACTGCGGCATCGCTGAGTGCAACATGGTGGGCATTGCAGCAGGCCTTGCCACCACAGGCAAGATCCCGTTTGTCAGCTCCTTTGCCATGTTTGCGGCAGGCCGTGCCTTTGAGCAGATCCGCAACTCCGTGGGTTATCCCCACCTGAATGTGAAGATCGGCGCTACCCATGCGGGCATTTCCGTGGGCGAGGATGGCGCTACCCATCAGTGCAACGAGGATATCGCCCTCATGCGCACCATCCCGGGCATGGTTGTCATCAACCCTTCCGATGATGTGGAGGCAAAGGCCGCTGTGAAGGCTGCCATCGATCATGACGGCCCGGTATATCTGCGGTTTGGCCGTCTGGCTGTGCCGGTGATCAACGACAACCCGGATTACAAATTTGAGCTGGGCAAGGGCGTGGTGCTGCGGGAAGGCAAGGATATTACGCTGATCGCCACCGGCTTGTGTGTATCCGAGACGCTGGAGGCTGCCAAGCTGCTGGAGGCAGACGACATCGACGCCAGGGTCATCAACATCCACACCATCAAACCGCTGGATGAAGATCTGGTGGTTGCTGCGGCAAAAGAGACCGGCAAAGTGGTGACCATCGAGGAACATTCCGTCATCGGCGGTCTGGGAAGTGCTGTGTGTGATGCCCTGTGTGCAAACTATCCGACACCGGTGTACAAGATCGGTATCAATGACACCTTCGGAGAATCCGGCCCGGCAGTAGAGCTGATCAAAAAATATGGACTGGATGCAAAGAGTATCTATGAGAAAGTAAAAGCATTTGCTGGGAAAAAACGATGACAGCAGTAATTGAGCGGGTATATGCGTGGCTGTGGGGAGATCTCTTCTCCATACCGCTTCCCGGCGGGGGCCAGATCGGCCTGTCACTTCTGGTCATTTTTCTCGTTCCTGCGGGAATTTATTTTTCCATCAGAACCCGCTTTCTGCCGGTTCGTCTGTTCCCGGATATGATCCGGGCGCTGGGAGAGAAGGAAAAAGAAAAAGGTGGTCTGTCATCCTGGCAGACACTGATCGTGTCTACAGCCACAAGAGTAGGCATGGGCAATCTGGTGGGCGTGGTAGCGGCCATATCCGCAGGCGGTGCAGGTGCAGTATTCTGGATGTGGCTGATGGCAGTGCTGGGGGCATCCACCGCATTCGTGGAGGCAACGCTGGCCCAGCTGCATCGGGAGGAGGACAGCCTGTACGGCGGTTTTCATGGCGGCCCGGCCTATTATATCCATCATGCCAGTGAAAAAAAGAGCGGCAGGAAGAAACGGTACTCCCTTCTGGCGGTGCTGTTTGCCCTGTCCGGCCTGATCTGCTGGTGCGGCATCAGCCAGGTGGTTGCCAATTCCGTGACATCGGCTTTCCAAAATGCGTTCCACATTCCGGTGCTGTACACCACCATCGTGCTGGTGGCGCTGGCGGCAGTGATCGTTCTGCGAAAAAATACAACCGTGAAGGTGCTGGATATTATGGTGCCGATCATGGCGGGCTGTTATTTTATACTGACGGTGGTCATGATCGTGAAAAATATCGGCATGGTGCCCGGCGTGTTTGCCCGGATTTTTGAGGAGGCCTTCGGCATCCGGCAGGTGGTGTCCGGCGGTTTTGGCGCTGTGGTGATGAACGGCGTGAAGCGGGGACTGTTCTCCAATGAGGCGGGCTCCGGTTCCGCACCCTGTGCGGCAGCAGCGGCGGAGAGTGACGATCCGGTGAAGATCGGTCTGGTACAGGCGCTGGGCGTGTTCATCGACACCATTGTGATCTGCAGCTGTACGGCATTTCTCATTCTGCTGGTGCCCCAGGAACAGATCGCAGGGCTTGCGGGCATGGATCTGCTGCAGACAGCCATGAGTTATCATCTGGGAGAGTTTGGTGTGATTTTTACGGCACTGACACTGGGGCTGTTCAGCTTCTCCACGTTTCTCGGCATTTTGTTCTATGCCAGATCCAACGTGTCCTATCTTTGCGGAGAGAAGTGGTGCTTCCAGACACTGTATAAGGTGGTGGCGCTGGTCATGCTGTTCATCGGCGGCCTGGCAGCCTACACGGTGGTGTGGGATCTGGGCGACGTGGGTGTCGGCCTGATGACGATATTCAACCTGATCGCTCTGTATCCCATGGCGGGAGAGGCGCTGGAAGCACTGCGCAGGTACGAGCAGGAGCGCAAAGAAGCGCGTTCCAGATCCCGTCAGAAATAATATCCGCCAGCAGGCATACCTTCCTGCGCGGCGTGTGTTTCAGAAAAAAGTAACCGAGAGCGCCGGAGCGGCTGACCGTTCCGGTGATATGCAGATCTCCCGCAGCGGGCAGCTGTTTGGACAGACCGGCACCTGGGAGAAGCGGCCCCAAACCAACCGTAATGCAGCCGGGGCGGTGTCCGACAGCGATGGCGGCATCCACGGCCAGAATGGGGGCACCGGGGAAATCCCGGGAGATCGCGCGTAAAATAACAGGAAGATTCAGGGCATGGACCGCCTGTTCCTCTGTACCGAAAATGTGTACAGGGAGCAGGCGGTCTGTTTTTTTCAGTTTTTCTTCCAGCAGTGTGCCCACCAGCGGCCCTAGCCGATCCCCCTGCACCTGGGTGGTGCCAATGCACAGGATGATCAGAGGCCGGGTGTGATCGACGGCAGGCAGAAGCTCTGCCAGAAAACGGGTCAGCGCCGCGGTGTACGAGCGGCGGCCCGGGATATAAAAAATCGGGTTTGTATTCATAAAATTCCTCCGAATATTTCAAAACATTGTTTTACACATATTATCGCTTGCAAAGTGCGTTTTATTTCTCTGGTATGAGTCAAAATCTATGTCCATGCGAGAAATTGATGTTGCTGAGTATTTGTGTCATTTACTTTTCAATAACGGAACTTTCTTTATAGTATGTCCAATGCAGGATGAGTTTGTTCCATATATCTCTAAAAGTTTTGAGAAAATGCAATGGAATTATGTAAGAGATATTTAGGTGGCAAAGACAGACGCAAGACGGATGCACGATGTGCACAGGGCATGTGATATACAAAGGTAAAGCAAAAATTCCGTCGAAATAATCTTCAAAACAGGGACACAAACCGGCAAAATATGCGGGAAACTTATGCTACGTTTAGAAAAAACAAAGCAGAGGTGGAGACGATGATCGAGGTTGTTTATCAGGGAGACGCGCAGGAGGAACAGGAAGGCATCGCATTGCCGAAGAATGTCCGGCAGGTGGGGGAGATCCAGCGGGACAGACGGATTTACATAGAAGATTACGTGGTGACATACATTCGGCAGAAAATAGAGGAAAACAAGAATCTGGGCTGTGTGCTCATCCTGACGGGAAGAAAAGAGTACGTGCAGGACACGCTGTATCTGTTTGCGGACGGCGCGTTTCTGGTGGAGTATGAGCAGGTGGGAAAGGATTACGTGTTTTCCGACCGGGTGTGGGAGAACGTCTATGAGCAGGTGAAGGAATATTTTTCCGGCGGGGAGATCGTGGGATGGCTGCTGTACGACGACGATCTGACGGAGGAACGGCTGCTGAAAGCACAGAAGAAAAACTTTCCGTCGGAGGACATGCTGCTCATCAAACGGGAGGCCTACGAGGAGGACTGTACCTGCTATCTTTATCGGGGCGGCAGTCTGGACGAGCTGCCCGGGTACTTTGTTTATTATGAGAAAAACGAGGCCATGCAGGAATTCCTTGTGAAAAATTATCAGAACGCCGCCCGGGCGGCGGAGGAAGAGCAGGCCATCCGAAAGAAAGAAGAACCGGTGGTGAACTTCCGAAAACGCATGCAGAAAAACCGGGAACCAAGGAAGCAGGCCGGCGGCACCCATGGCATTCTGTATGTGGCGGGTTCCTTTTTGCTGCTGCTGGTCATCCTCACCGGAATCACTATGGTGAATAATTATGATAAAATGCAGCAGCTTGAGACGGCAGCAGATCTGGCGGGCACGCCGCAGGCCGGCGGCGATGCGCAGCAGACGTCCGCGGCGGTCGCCAATGGCAGAGACGGCACCGAAAAAGATGGGCAGAGCGGAACAGAAGGGACTGCCGGGGCGACAGGGGTACAGGCTGGTAACGCCAACACTGCGGATCAGGAAAGCGCAGCCGGGAATGGAACCGGGCAGAGCGGAAGCGCAGGGCAGGCAGACGGGACAGGCAGTCAGGCCCGGGTGGAGGAAGCCCCTGCCGGGGTAACCCCGCTGACGGATACCGTTTCCACAGGTTCTTCTGTAGAAAATGGGAGTGGCCAGAATAGCCAGGGACAAGCGGCAGACGGGGCTGCGTCGTCAGGTGCAGAATCAGAATCCTCTCAAAATTCCGGTGAAATCGGTATGGAAAACGAAAACCGGGAAGCAGGACAGGACGACGGGTCTGCAAGGGCGCAGTCCGACAGCGAAACGTCTGATCAGGATGCCGATGCCACCGGCGGTCAGACGCAGGATGAAACGGCGCCTGCCTCCACCAACGTGCCTGTCCAGTACACCGTCCAGCCCGGGGATACTCTGCTGGCCATCAGCAAACGGGTCTACGGCACTGACCAGATGGTAGGCAAGATCTGTGCCGCCAATGGCATCAATGACGGAGACAAAATACTGGCCGGGCAAAAAATACTGCTTCCCTAGATTAGAAAACATGATATAATGTGTGCAAAAGAAAAGGAAGCGACGTCGAAGACGGCATTTACTTTTCTTGCACCATTATCGAACGAACAGCCTGCGTAGCAGGCAATAAAAAGCGCGATAGCGCGGGTTCGTGAGATGCAAGGGAGAGGATTTGAGACTCGTAGCATTATCGAATGAACAGCCTGCGATAGCAGGCAGCAGAGCGCGATAACGCGGGGAACCGGAGCTTGAAATTCCGATAGAAAGATAAAAGGAGCCTCTTACATGGCAGAAGATAATATCAGGCCCTTCCGGACACGGGACGCCAAAAACGTCCCCACAGAGGAAGAGCGTGCTTTACATAAAAAGATCCGCCGGCATCGGC
Above is a window of Oscillospiraceae bacterium NTUH-002-81 DNA encoding:
- a CDS encoding alanine/glycine:cation symporter family protein, with translation MTAVIERVYAWLWGDLFSIPLPGGGQIGLSLLVIFLVPAGIYFSIRTRFLPVRLFPDMIRALGEKEKEKGGLSSWQTLIVSTATRVGMGNLVGVVAAISAGGAGAVFWMWLMAVLGASTAFVEATLAQLHREEDSLYGGFHGGPAYYIHHASEKKSGRKKRYSLLAVLFALSGLICWCGISQVVANSVTSAFQNAFHIPVLYTTIVLVALAAVIVLRKNTTVKVLDIMVPIMAGCYFILTVVMIVKNIGMVPGVFARIFEEAFGIRQVVSGGFGAVVMNGVKRGLFSNEAGSGSAPCAAAAAESDDPVKIGLVQALGVFIDTIVICSCTAFLILLVPQEQIAGLAGMDLLQTAMSYHLGEFGVIFTALTLGLFSFSTFLGILFYARSNVSYLCGEKWCFQTLYKVVALVMLFIGGLAAYTVVWDLGDVGVGLMTIFNLIALYPMAGEALEALRRYEQERKEARSRSRQK
- the yyaC gene encoding spore protease YyaC, translating into MNTNPIFYIPGRRSYTAALTRFLAELLPAVDHTRPLIILCIGTTQVQGDRLGPLVGTLLEEKLKKTDRLLPVHIFGTEEQAVHALNLPVILRAISRDFPGAPILAVDAAIAVGHRPGCITVGLGPLLPGAGLSKQLPAAGDLHITGTVSRSGALGYFFLKHTPRRKVCLLADIISDGIWNALLCAPARTCAVLPAPLPPWDTERSG
- a CDS encoding LysM peptidoglycan-binding domain-containing protein translates to MRETYATFRKNKAEVETMIEVVYQGDAQEEQEGIALPKNVRQVGEIQRDRRIYIEDYVVTYIRQKIEENKNLGCVLILTGRKEYVQDTLYLFADGAFLVEYEQVGKDYVFSDRVWENVYEQVKEYFSGGEIVGWLLYDDDLTEERLLKAQKKNFPSEDMLLIKREAYEEDCTCYLYRGGSLDELPGYFVYYEKNEAMQEFLVKNYQNAARAAEEEQAIRKKEEPVVNFRKRMQKNREPRKQAGGTHGILYVAGSFLLLLVILTGITMVNNYDKMQQLETAADLAGTPQAGGDAQQTSAAVANGRDGTEKDGQSGTEGTAGATGVQAGNANTADQESAAGNGTGQSGSAGQADGTGSQARVEEAPAGVTPLTDTVSTGSSVENGSGQNSQGQAADGAASSGAESESSQNSGEIGMENENREAGQDDGSARAQSDSETSDQDADATGGQTQDETAPASTNVPVQYTVQPGDTLLAISKRVYGTDQMVGKICAANGINDGDKILAGQKILLP